The Verrucomicrobiota bacterium sequence TTTCCATAATCCTCAATATATCGCTATATTTTGTTTCTTCAGCTCCTTCGAGATCATGATATACACGGCGCAAATCAGCCTGTCTATGCATGTAATATGCATTTAGTCCGACTATGTTAATGCTTTCAAATGCCTCTTGCCCTCGGCCCCTGCACTCTTCTTCATATGAAGAATATTTGGAACCTGAGAATAGTTCGCTTTTGCTTAATCCGTGAGTGAAGCTCATATACACAGGTTCCGGATAGAGATTTATGATACGTGGTTTACTTTCATGAATAAGATAATTGGCAGGAATATCTATCGAAACATGACCAAAAAACTTATCGGTACTTCCGCTGAGTATGCTGTTTATTAAAGCTGCCTGACTATTTCCTTCTCGTGGCAACCACACATGCACAATAGTTTCACTTGTCTGATTCAATTGCGCAGCAATTTGCTTACAGCGCCTGCTGCTTGAAGCTTCATATGTCCAATTGGAAGCAAGCTTATTTCTGATTCTTTCAATATTAACCATGATAACTAAACCAAGATACAACTAACTTAATTCTGGAGTAACTTAGATCTGCAATAGATATACAAATATCAGAATGTTTGAAATAATTAGAGTTGCATATGGAACAATAAAATAACTTTTTAAGTTTCGGATTGGGTTGATTTTTTTGATTGAACGCTCATGATCTGCTGCGATAGATGCAGTAAGTGGAAAAATTAGGTTACCTGGTATGCCCTTTGTTTCCGACAGATTAAGTTGAGCATTACTCAGCTTACGAAGGTAAAAATGTATTTCGACCAGTCTATTTATATAAAAATCTTGAGATCTGCTGATAGCTATATCTGGAAATAAAAAACCGGCTATCAGACATAAACCTATTGTTGAAATGGCTGCTGATTTTGTAGTAATCGCCCATCCCATCGAAGCACTCCACAAAGTTAAGAGTGCTGTCTTTATTTTAAATAAGAGGTTATTTAAGTGATTAATTTTTTGGGGCAAAACCTCAGCGCCCTTAATGAATAGAGTAACTTGCAAATCAAGACTATTCATATTTTTTTAGATATTTATATGATTTACAATATCGTCTATTTAAGGTGCTAAATCAAAAAAACAAGAGTTTCTTTATTATTATTGATGTTGAAAATAACCCTATGAATCAAGACTAAAGTTTTCGGTTAAACACATATACATTCAAGCTTAGAGTATATTTCAGTGGTTAGGTAGTTGGAGTTACTGCCAGGAGCATAGAAAGCTGTCGATAAAGCATGCTTATTCAATGTTCAAATGACACTCTAAGATTCACAGTATGAACCTTACTGAAGTCTTCCGTAGAGTAGTTATTTGTCTCATCGTTGATATTAATATCTGCCTTATTTCTAGGTATGCTTGGTTTGAGCATTGCAATGTATTTGAGTGTGGCTCTTTTAGAGTAAAGATTGTTGGCAGCTTGATTTCGTTGTTGCAAAAGAGCCTCACCCATTTCAGATATCGAATTTGGGCGAATTTCCCTTAGTGTCATCGATACTTCATCCTCCCTATCACTAGCGGGAATACTGGCATTGATCGGTTCACGGAACATCATGAAAATCGCCGCTATTCTTGCCCCATTGATTGCACTAATCCTGCTTTCCCCAGTAGATGGTCACTCCGGACGAACTAATGCAAGTGGATGCCATAATAATCGGCAAACTGGCGGCTACCACTGTCACAATAGCCGCCCCCCGGAATCAGAAACCATTAATGGAGATACTGCGCCCTCACTTTCAGATATAGCCGTTGGAGCGTGGAGTGTCGTTTCCGTAAGCGATGGAGATACGATTCGAGTCAGACAAGCTAATAACACCATAACTGTTCGTCTTGCCTGTATAGATGCTCCTGAAATTGCCCAGGCTCCATATGGAGCTAATGCTCGTTCCAGACTTCAAGCACTGCTTCCATTTGGCAGCACGGTTAGACTCAATCCAGTTGACAAGGACCGTTATGGTCGAATTATGGCAGAAACGTTCCGACAGAATTCAAATATCAATCTTGCACTGGTACAGGAGGGGGCAGCGGTTGCATATCGGCAATACTTAAGTAACTGCGATAGCGATCAGTACCTGGCATCTGAAATCTATGCACGTCAGAATCAACTTGGGTTCTGGGCACAACCTAACCCTGTGATGCCTTGGGATTACAGAAGACAGAACTGATAACACAACTGATAACACATCTGACTACAAGCGTTGTGCATATAAAACAAACCCATTAAATACATCACCCCCTTCCATATTGACCAGGAGTATCCCTGTCAATAAAGAAAAGTGAGGCAACAACCATCTGGTTACTACCTCACTTTTCTTGTTGAAAACAACTTTTTATCAGCGGTTAAGCGACACGGCCTTCAAAATAGCCATAATCAATGTAGTGACGGGTTGCAAGGTCATAGTTACCTCCAAATGCGGCCTGCAAATCCCCATAGTTGTTGAGATATGCAACCTCATTAAATCCGTCACGAACCCTTCCTTCAGATGAACCATACTGAATATAGTGCATCGCGGCAGCATCTAGGTTATAGCCAAATGCTTCTATAAGGTCACCGTAGGAAGCAAGGTAGTTATCTGCCTGAAATGTAATGCGCTGACCTGATTGAAAACCACCCTTGATATAGTACTCTGTAGCAGCATCAAGATTAACACCAAACGTATTAATCAAACTGTCATAGGAAGCAACATAGCTTGCCGCATTGAAAGTCGTGCTCCGGCCTTCCCAAAAACCATGCTGAATGTAATGTTGAGTAGCTGCCCCTAAATCGTAACCAAAAGCTTGAATAAGGTCACCATAGGATGCTAAGTAATCATCTGCCTGGAAGGTAATTGTACGCCCCTCTCCTCGACCATATTGCTCATAGTGCTGTGACGCTGCACCCAAGTCATAACCAAAGGCTCTAATGAGGTCAGGATGAGAGGCAAGATATGCCGCTGCATCAAAAGGAGGTTCAGGCACAGAACTTGTATACAGTTCTACATAGTCAAAACTCCAGCGATAGTTCTGATTAAATTGTTTTGAACCACCTAACCAAGCACCTGTTACACCGCCTGTGAAAATATCCTCTCCTCTCGTCCGAAATCGCTCTTCTCCAGTCTCTTGATAAACCCACTCATATGCAGGTGCAATCAATAGATTAAGATCAGTGGTATCAGGAATATTCCCGCCTTCAGGATCAGGAAAATCGCCATAGAAGTAATCAAATTGCTGCTTTTCAGCATCCCAGGTTAACTCCCAGAGTGTATCTAATGCATGGGTAAGCTCAGTAACTATTTGCTGATCCCGGTGGTCTGTTGCATCAGAATATTCGATCAGAGCATAAGCTGTGAGCCCGACCATAAAGGGCTGGATATAAGGAGCTGTTTTAGCCCCAAACCATTGGTCAAGATGGCCGAATGAAAAATCAACAAGCTCTTCTAGGCGCTCCGTATTAGAAAAACCAACTTTCTCGGCATTCACTAAAGTCTGAATACCATAAGCAACTTCACGACTAAATGCAGCATCCTCTGAATAAGAATCTGGGGCTCCGCTTCTAGTCCAACCGCCATTCTGTGCCATCAACACTAGAGCATCTTTTGCTCCTACATCGCCAGTTCTCTCATAGCGATCAACTAAACCATGGGAAAAAGCTCTAAAACCTTGAGTTCCTCCTGAACTGGCCTGAATATATGCTTCATTAATTGATCCAGCTCTTTCTGCAAATATATACCAGGAACTATCACCGGTATATTCAGCAATTTGAGCAAACGCAAACTCTCCATCATAATAGACATGTCGAAGATCCTCATTAAAGTCATTATTAGGATCATCGGCATAAATTTTTGCCTGCTCTCCATGGATTTTTCCATAGAGAAGCATCTGATCTTCCCACCTATCAATAATTCCATTAAGCTCTAGCTTCAGCTCAGACATAGATCCCCTTGGGCTGTAGATTTTTGCAAGAAAAAATTTCTACTTTGAAACGAAAAATTGAATGAAAAATATTTTCCATTCAGTAGAAATTAGGAAGATGCAAGTAATTACGCCGAATCAGTTGATATCAGAGCAATATGAATTCTGGCTTTTTACAGCAATATCGCCTCTATAACTGACTAAGCTGGCCCCTGTACCAATCAAATTACGTCTAAAGTCAAAATGCTAAAAAAATTTGTGACACATTACTAAGGTGTCACAATCTAGTACGTTGCTAAATCGAGAAAAATATCAGACCGCATACTTAACTGGCACACACTAGACCAACAAAGAGCGCTCATATGTGTACTAACGTTCTGCATACACAGCAGGCCCGTTAAATACATACCCTGGATTTCCATAATCATTAGGAACATCAATAAATTGGTAAATCCCTCTAGCTCAGCTCTAATAGCTTCCTGCTTACACCAGACGTCACATCCGAAAACGACTGTTCTAGATATAGCTTGTCATGAATCAAGCCAATGGGTGAGTTATGGGCACCACCATAGTTCTCGCTATAATCGAAATTCCATTATCGAGGGATAAACATCATAATCGTCTCAACAATACAAGTCATTCTATTTATGCAGAAGAGCTAGTTGAGTCAGTCACGAGCATAAGTAACATCCATATCTTCTACAGTTCCATCAACATAGTCTGGATGCTCCTCAACAACATCTTGAACGAGTTGAACCAGATGTAGAGCCTTTATAGACTCACCTGTAATATTTTCTGCCGTGATTCCTCCCTCTACGGGAATATTCATGAGATCAACTTCAAGCTCATCTCCTGTATCTAAAACCACATCAAGCGTAACCTGGCTAATTCGACCACTCATACTCTTCTCCTTGCAAGAACTAATCAAGGACAACAACTAAATTGTAACACTATTTTTTGTTGAATTACCTCTGCAATAACAGAAAATAGTGTTACTTTACATCCCAGGCAACAGCATTCCAATACCAGCCAAACCAATGGAAAATAGCACAACTTCTAGCAACCTCTAAAAACGATCAGTCAGAGGGTTTCACTAATTCACACATATTCTTATCAGTTGCCTTCATTACTGTTCAAAAATAGAAAACCGCCCCACTAGAAAATACCTTAGACCTTACTCATCGTCTTGCATACACAGCAGGCCCATCAAAAACATAAATTAGTTCGCCGTACTGGTCAGGGGCATCAATGAACTGATAGAGCCCATCCAGCTCAGCCCTAGTAGCTTCCTGCTCACACTGGGCTTTCACCCCTAAAAACGACTGCTCTGAATATCGCTCGTCGTGAATAAAATCAGTAGGTGAGCTATAAGCACCACGATAATTCTCGCTAAATATCCGAACCCCATCATCAGGGGAGAACGTATCGTACTGCTCATCAAGCCACGCCTCATAGAGCTTAACCGCAATACTCGAACAAGAAATCCTTGTCTTGTTTTGCAAGATTGCTACCTGTTCTGAATTTAACTCTGACGTAACTTTTAATTCGAGTTCCTTTTCATAAGGGGAGACTGTACCGCTTGCATCTCCACTAACAGTCGCTCCTAAGAATAGACTACTCATTAACACAGCCTATTTTTATAGCTTCCTAACCGCATACTTCTTCTCCATATAGGTTTGACTAAAAATCTCTTCTTAAATAAAACATTGTTCTATTTAAGTCTACTCAAAGAGATATGTATGAAACTCAGCCACTTAAAACAGATAGGAACTCCTGATATAGACCTCTTACAAGCTCCGGCCACAATCCAGAAAACACCGCTCTGGAAAATGGCTAAAAGCACGATGAGTCGCATCGGTGAAACCCTTGATAACACTACAAAAGCTATCCATGAGACGGTAAAGACAGAAGCAGAGTCAGGTATACAGATAGCCCGGAATACTATTGCTATCAAAGCTGCAAACGATGAACTCGTAAGGGACTTAAATATCGCTAAATCTCCACTTGGAAACAGTGCTGCTATTCCACAAGAACAGCTTGAACAGCTACAGGCTCTTGCAGAGACAGCCCATGAGGGCATTAAAGCACAAGCTGAAGCTAAGCTTGAGGAGGCATTACTAGCAAATAACACCACATCCACCACTCGGGCTGAAGTAAGAGCTGCCCTTGAAACACTGAGCGAAGAATCCCTCAATAAAACCGCTAAGCTTAGGATGGATATCAAAGCGGCTCGGGCTGAGCTGGAACGGCTTAACCGTGCCGGTCACCCTGTCGATGTAGAAGCCATCTTTGAGCAAGTTAGGGCCACTGAATCAAATCCAAGCACTGATCGGTCTCGAATCGTTTCCTACATCGCTGGAAGTGGGCAACAGGATATCCCTTCGACCACCACCCCTGAAATCGTGGTAACACCGAATACTTCTACCAGTATGGCCACTGCCGAAGCGATACCAGCATCAGAAACCATTCCGGTTACCCCTGACTATACAGTGCTTAAATCAGAGCTTACAGAGACGAGCCAAGAAGGACTCAGAAGAATCGCACGGGCCATTAACAAGATCAATAAGCCAAAGGGCGCACCAACTATTCCTGGCATTAATAGGAAAGGTAATAGGAATGCGCTTTTAGAGGTTCTCAGTAAAGACGACATGCTTGCCGTCATTGATGCTAATAACCTTACTGAAACTGAAAAACCTGTGGTCGTAGCTGCATAAAACTGCCATCAGCGGGAATCTTAGGCCATCCTCTACAGGAGCGAATATCCTAATTCGATATGCCTAAAACCCCTGATTGCGATCACTGCCACTTCTATGCCCGCTCACCTTACATGGTCTGCGGGGTAAATCCTTCTGGGCCAGAAGGCGATGAATGCCCAGACTATGAGGCGCTAGAGCCCCCTCGTAAGCCGTTAGGCGGTGGATACTATGCAGGGGACTGGATTCCTCAGATAAA is a genomic window containing:
- a CDS encoding thermonuclease family protein produces the protein MKIAAILAPLIALILLSPVDGHSGRTNASGCHNNRQTGGYHCHNSRPPESETINGDTAPSLSDIAVGAWSVVSVSDGDTIRVRQANNTITVRLACIDAPEIAQAPYGANARSRLQALLPFGSTVRLNPVDKDRYGRIMAETFRQNSNINLALVQEGAAVAYRQYLSNCDSDQYLASEIYARQNQLGFWAQPNPVMPWDYRRQN
- a CDS encoding DUF6464 family protein, producing MPKTPDCDHCHFYARSPYMVCGVNPSGPEGDECPDYEALEPPRKPLGGGYYAGDWIPQIKTQPTDEQRLALLDWHPIFTGRCPHCEMPISQPTSPNTQWECAECWWREEPIQQ